CAGCCGAAGTTGATCGTTTGTGATGAACCGGTTTCTGCTTTGGATGTGTCGATTCAGGCACAGGTCTTAAATCTTTTGGATGATCTGAAAGATGAGTTTGGGCTGACCTATCTGTTTATAGCGCATGGACTAAATGTTGTGAAACATATCAGTGATCGGGTGGGCGTTATGTATCTTGGAAAACTGATGGAGATAGCGCCAAAGCATGAATTATATGCGAATCCGCTCAATCCTTATACGAAAGCGCTACTTTCTGCGATTCCTTCAGTGAATCCGGAAACACGCCGGAAGCGTATTATTTTACAAGGAGATGTTCCGAGTCCGATCGATCCGCCTGCAGGCTGCCGCTTTTGTAGCCGCTGCTTTGAAAAGGTAGATGGGTGTGATTCGGTTACGCCGGAACTTCGAATGGTACAACCGAATCATTGGGTTGCATGTCATCGCTTTGATGATCAGAATTTGTAAAGATTTTAAAAATCCCTTTCCTTCTTTTGCCTTTAAGCTGGTGTTTCTCATAAAGAGGACACCGGCTTTTTTTGACTTTGCATTGAAAATGTTTTATAATAAAACAAGAAAAAATAAAAACTGACGGATTTTAAAAATAAAATTCAAAACTGATGAAATGAGAAAATCATTTTTTCTATAAAATTGAATGAACGCGATTTTAGAAAGTCATTATAAAAATTCACGCGTCAAAAATAAAAGAGGAAATTCATGGAAGAAAAGAACTGGACTTATATCCTCCTTTGTGCAGATGGGACACTTTATACTGGATGGACAAATGATTTACCAGCTCGTATAAAAACGCATCAGGACGGAAAAGGAGCCAAATATACGCGGGCTCGGAGACCGGTAAAACTTGTCTATCAGGAATGCTTTCCGAGTCGCCGAGAAGCAATGCAGCGTGAGTGCGAGATTAAACAAATGCCACGAAAGAAAAAGTTGGAACTGGTGTGTAATGCACAAGAAAATGCAGAATTTTTAAAATATAAATTTTGCTGACTGATGAAAAATTTATTCTTTATGAAACAAAATAAAGAAAAATTTCAAAAAAGACTTGCTTTTTAAAGAAAGTTGTTACATAATATAAGTATCACGCAGGGACGCGTGCCACAAGGGGCACGTGTCCTTTTCTATTGCGGGAAATAAGTTTTCATGGAATTGAGATGATGAATTTGGATAAGATCGATGTTACTCTGTTGGAATCT
This genomic window from Caproicibacterium sp. BJN0003 contains:
- a CDS encoding GIY-YIG nuclease family protein; this encodes MEEKNWTYILLCADGTLYTGWTNDLPARIKTHQDGKGAKYTRARRPVKLVYQECFPSRREAMQRECEIKQMPRKKKLELVCNAQENAEFLKYKFC